The genomic segment CTGGGCAAACACCACCTCTTCCGGCGTCATGCCCAGCGCTTCGGCCAGTTCGCCCACCGTCGGCGTTCGCCCGAGGGCCTTCGTCAAGTCGTCCTTTTTGCGGCGAATGCGCTGCGACGCCTCCTTGAGCGAGCGGCTCACCTTGACCGAACCGTCGTCGCGCAAAAAGCGCTGGATCTCGCCGATGATCATCGGAACGGCGTAGGTGGAAAATTTGACCTCATACGACAAGTCAAACTTGTCGACGGCTTTGAGCAGCCCGATGCACCCGATCTGAAAGAGGTCGTCAGCCTCGTACCCGCGCCCGAGAAACCGCTGCACGACCGACCACACCAAGCGGACGTTGGCTTCCACGAGCCGGTTGCGCGCCTCCGTGTCGCCCGCTTGACTTCGGGCGATCAGCGCGCGGACCTCTTCGTCGCTCAATTGCGGATTCGGTTCACGCACGTCCACGCTCATGATCGTCCCCTTACTGGCGCACGGCGGCGGGATGGGAAGACAGCTGCTTGACAAGGCGGACGCGGGTGCCCTTGCCGGGTGCCGACGTGATGGTGAGCTCGTCGACGAAATTTTCCATAATCGTAAAGCCCATGCCGGATCGCTCCAGTTCCGGCTTGGTGGTGAAAAGGGGCTGGCGGGCCTGCTCGATGTCGGCGATGCCCACACCGTCGTCCTCGACGACAATTTCCACCCGGTTGCCTTCCACCGTCACGTGGATGCGGACGATGCCGTCGTCGCGGTTTTCGTACCCGTGAATGATGGCATTCGTCACCGCCTCCGAAACGACGGTCTTGATTTCCATGAGCTCCTCCAGCGTGGGGTCAAGCTGCGAGAGAAACGCGGCCACCGCCACGCGGGCGAAGGACTCGTTCTCGCTCCGGCTGGCAAAGGACAGGCTCATGAAGTTCGGTTTCACGTCACGCCACCCCCAACGCGTGCAAGGCTTCCCATTCGCTCTCTTCGATGCGCAGGATCTTAAACAGCCCGGACAGCTCGAAGAGGCGGTAAATGGTCGGGTGAATGGAACAGACGACCATCTCCCCGCCCAGCTGGGCGACCCGCTTGTAGCGGCCCAGGATGACCCCAAGGCCGGAGCTGTCCATAAAGGTGAGGTCGGCCAGGCTGAGGACGATGCTGCGGATCTTTTCGCGGTTCATGATCGCGTCCACCTGCTCCCGCAGCGCATCGGCGGTGTGGTGGTCCAGTTCCCCCGCCAAGCGGATGATCAACACGTCGCGTTTCGTTTCCAGCTCCACGTGCAGTCGCATCGCTCCCTCTCCTTTCCCATCGTTCACCCATCTTTTCTCTACCTGCAGACGCCGTTCCTGCCCTTCGACGAAAGAACAAAAAAATCGAGAAGCCTTGTCGAATGCGGCCTCTCGATTGTTCCGTTCGTCACCGTTCGCGCGCCCCGCGTCAGGGCAGATGAAGCAGGCGGTTTAGGGCGCGCTGCCAGAGCTGGCCGAAGGTGGCCGCACCCACGTCAACCGGCGCCACCAGATCGAGCCGCGCCACCTCTTGGCCCTGCTTCGTCACGACCACATGGCCCAGCACGTCGCCGGCCTTCACCGGCGCCAGAACGCGTTCCGGAAGCTCCACTGTCGTCTGGTACTGCCCGGCGTCCTCCCCGCGCTTCATGAGGAGGTTGAAGTGCCGGGCGGCCACCACTGGAAGGCGCTCCCGCTCGCCTTTTTCCACGGGGAGTTCCTGAATCACGTCGCCGCGCTGGTAGAGCGGTTTGGTCGTATACTGGCTGAAGGCGTAGTCAAACATCTTGGCCACTTCGGCGTTGCGCGTCTTCGTATCCGGTTCGCCGAGAACGACGGCGATGACGCGGAAATTGTCGCGCTTGGCCGTGGCGGAGAGGCAGAATTTCGCTTCGCTGGTGTACCCCGTCTTCAGGCCGTCGCATCCCGGATAGAAGCGCACCAAGCGGTTGGTGTTGACGAGCCAGAAGGGGCGGTTGGTGTCTTTGCGCAGGTAATCCTGGTACAGCCCGGTATACTTCGTGATGGCCTCGTATTTGAGGAGCTCGCGGGACATGATGGCGATGTCGCGGGCCGAGGTGTAATGGTCCGGGGCGGGCAACCCGTTGCTGTTGGCAAAGCGGGTATCGGTCATGCCAAGCTGGCGGGCCTTTTCGTTCATCATCGCCACAAAGGCCTCTTCCGTGCCGGCGACGTACTCGGCAAGGGCCACCGACGCGTCGTTGCCCGAGGCCACGGCGACGCCCTTGATCAGGTCCTCCACGGTCATCTCTTCGCCGGGCTCGAGGAAGATCTGCGACCCGCCCATCGAGGCGGCGTATTCGCTGACGCGCACCTTGTCGGTCAGCTTGATCTTCCCCCGGTCAATCGCTTCCATGACGAGGAGGAGCGTCATGATCTTCGTGATCGAGGCCGGCGGCAACTTCAGGCGGCTGTTCTTCTCATACAGGACCGTCCCGGTGTCGGCGTCGATCAAGATGGCCGACACCGCGTTTTGGGCCAGGTTGACCGATGAGGGCACCGGCTGGGGCTTCGGCTGCGCCCACGCGACGTTGGCGGCAAGGAATACGGTAGCCAGCCCGGTAAAGAAAAACGCGCGGATCGTCTTGTGCATGGGGGTCCCTCCACGTGTAGGCTGCGCTGTCTCTTATCTTTGCCAAGTCGTGGAGGTTTCATCCGTTCCGCAACTCATGGACAAATATCCCCTCGAAGGGATACTGCCTCGGTTGCTTCCTGCTTCATCGGCGAGGTGCTCGTAGACCGCAGCCAGCTGCGTTCCGCCGCAGAGCCCGTCTCCACAGGCTTCACTTCCCGTGGAACTCACGGTAGGACCGTCTTACGCCACGGTCAGGGCAAACCTGAGCAGATTCTTGGCCGCATTCACGTCCCGGTCGTGATGCGTGCTGCACTTCGGACACGTCCACGTCCGGACGGAAAGCGGGAGTTCTGACATAACGTGGCCGCAGGCGTGGCACGTCTTCGACGTCGGCTCGTAGCGGCTTACCTTCACGAGGCGCACGCCCCAACGCTTGGCTTTCGCTTCGAGGAGCGCCCGGAAGGTGCTCCACCCGACGTCGGCGATGTGCCGCGCGAGGCGGTCGTTCTTCAGCATCCCAGCGACGTTCAGGTCCTCGATCGCGATCACCGGGTGGGTTCGGACGAGTTCGGTCGTGAGCTTATGAAGGAAGTCCAGACGAATGTTCCGGATCTTCCGGTACAGCCGGGCGAGGCGAAGGGCCGATTTTTGCCGGTTCTTTGAGCCTTTTTCTTTCCGGCTGTGGGCGCGCTGGCGTCTTTGAAGAAGGCGGAGCCTTTTGGCGAGGGGCTTGGGCGCTGGCACAGGCATTTTCCCTTCCCGAACCCAGCGCCACGCCGTTTTGTACGTGTTGCCGCGCTTTTTGGCCCATTCGCTAAGTTTCATGGGCATGTTTGGCAATCCCTGTGACGTCCGCGCGATTGCACAAGGCTTCTGCGAGGCGCACCTGCCTCTACCCGCGCACCTCGCCCTCCTCCGTCACCCGCCCGCGCACGAGCGGCGGCGGGAAAGCCGGCTCGTCGGAAATGGCGAAGGCGCGCACAAGGCGCGCGGCGACGGCGTCCACATCGGGGCGATTGGCGTGGATCACCGCCAGCGGCTCGCCGGCTTCCACGCGGTCGCCTACCTTCTTGCGCAGCACGACGCCCACGGCCAGGTCGATGGCCGACTCCTTCGTCTCCCGGCCGGCGCCGAGGAGCATGGCACACTCGCCCACCTCGCGCGCCGCCACGCGGGAGACGTAGCCGCGTTTCGGGGCGAGAACGGGGATCTGGTGCGCGGCCTGCGGCAGGCGGTCCGGCTCATCGACAATGCGCGCGTCGCCGCCCTGGGCGGCCACAAAGCGGCGGAAGGCCTCCAGCGCCGCGCCGGTTTCGATGTTGCGCGTCAGGATCGCCCGCGCCGCCTCCAGGTCCGGCGCCGCGCCGGCGAGCACGAGCATGTGCGCCCCCAGCACCAGGCACAGCTCGGTCAGGTCGGCCGGCCCGCGCCCGGCCAGCGTGTCGATCGCTTCCCGCACCTCGAGGGCGTTCCCCACGGCGTAGCCGAGGGGCTGGCTCATGTCGCTCACCACGGCCACGGTGCGCCGTCCCAGCCGCTCGCCGATGGCCACCATGGCCCGCGCCAGGGCGAAGGCGTCGGCCTCCTCGCGCATGAAGGCCCCCTCGCCGGTCTTCACGTCGAGGACGATGGCGTCGGCCCCGGCGGCGATCTTCTTGCTCATCACCGAGCTGGCGATGAGCGGAATCGACTCCACTGTTGCCGTCACGTCGCGCAGGGCGTAGAGCAGCTTGTCGGCCGGCGTCAGCTTGGCGCTCTGCCCGACGACGGCCAACTTGATGCGGTTCACCTGGTCGACGAACTGCTGGGGCGTCAGCTCCGTGGTGAAGCCGGGGATGCTCTCCAGCTTGTCGATTGTCCCCCCGGTGTGGCCCAGCCCGCGCCCCGACATCTTGGCCACGGGCACGCCAGCCGACGCCACGAGGGGCCCGAGCACGAGCGTCGTCGTGTCGCCGACGCCGCCGGTCGAGTGCTTGTCCACCTTCACCCCGGCGATGGGCGACAGGTCGACCGTCTCGCCGGAGGCCACCAGCTCCTGGGTGAGGTACGCCGTCTCCTCGTCGGTCATGCCGCGGAAGTAGACGGCCATCGCCCACGCGGCCATCTGGTAGTCGGGGATGCGCCCCGCCACGTAGCCCTGGATGAGAAAGCGCAGCTCCTCGGCGGTGTGGGTCCCGCCGTCGCGCTTCTTGCGGATCAGGTCGACGGCGCGCATCAGGCCCTCACCCCGGCCACGACGGCCCGCACGAGGGCGGTGAACTTCGGCTTGGTCCGCTCGGCCACGGCCACCACCTGCTCGTGGGTGAGGGGCTCCAGCTCCTCGCCGATGGCCATGTCGGTGATGCAGGAGATGCCCAGGACGCGCAGCCCGCAGTGGGCGGCGGCGATCACCTCGGGGATGGTGGACATGCCCACGGCGTCGCCGCCCAGCCGGCGGAGCATCACGAGCTCAGCCGGCGGCAGGTAGTTCGGCCCGCTGATGCCGGCGTAGACCCCCTTCTGCACGCGGATGCCCAGTTCCTGTGCCTTCTGCTCGGCGAGGGCGATCAGCTCGGGGTCGTAGGCCCGAGACATGTCGGGAAAGCGTGGCCCCAGCTCGTCGTCGTTCGGCCCAATGAGCGGGTTGTCGCCGGTAAAGTTGAGGTGGTCCACAATCAACATGAGATCGCCGGGCTGGAAGGCCTTGTTCATCCCCCCGGCGGCGTTGGTGACGATCAGCACCTTGGTGCCGAGGAACTTCATGACGTACACCGGAAAGGCCACCTGGGCCATGGAATAGCCCTCGTAGTAGTGGAAGCGGCCCTGCATCGCCACCACGGGCTTTCCTTCCAGGCGACCGATCACGAGGCGGCCGGCGTGGCCGGCCACCGTCGACACGGGGAAATGCGGAATCTCCCCGTACGGGATCACCGTCGCGTCCTCGATTTGCTCGGCCAGGTCGCCGAGCCCCGATCCAAGAATGAGGCCGATCTCCGGCACGAGGCCCGTTCGCTCGCGGATGGCGGCGACGGCCTCGCGCACCGCTTGCGCGCGGTTGGCCATGTGCGCTCCCCCTCCTTTTTTACAGCGCTTCCACAATGCCCCCGACGAGGGCGCGGAAGGTGTCCTTCACCCGCTCCGCCGTCTCCATCACTTCCGCGTGGGACAGCGGCTGGGGCAGGATGCCGGCGGCCATGTTGCTGATGCAGGAGATGCCCAACACGCGGATGCTGGCGTGACGGGCGACGATCACTTCCGGTACGGTGGACATGCCCACGGCGTCGGCTCCCAGCGTGCGCAGCATGCGGATCTCCGCCGGCGTCTCGTAGCTCGGGCCGAGGAGCCCGGCGTATACGCCCTCGCGCAAGGAAATGCCCAGCTTGGCGGCAACGTCCTTCGCCAGCTCGCGCAGGCCCCTGTCGTAGGCTTCGGACATGTCGGGGAAGCGCGGGCCGAGCCGCTCGTCGTTGGGCCCGATGAGCGGGTTGCGGAAGGTCAGGTTGAGGTGGTCGCGGATCAGCATCAGGTCGCCGGGCCGGAAATCGGTGTTGATGCCGCCGGCGGCGTTGGTGACGATCAGCGTGTCGACGCCGAGGGCCTTCATCACGCGCACGGGGAAGGTCACCTGCTCCAGGGAGTACCCCTCGTAGGCGTGGAAGCGCCCCTTCATCGTCATCACCGGCTTGCCGCGCAGGGTGCCAACGACCAGCTTCCCGTCGTGCCCTTCCACCGTCGACACGGGAAAGTCGGGAATCTCCCCGTAGGGAATCTGCACGCCCTCCACCTCGTCGGCCATCACGCCGAGGCCCGAACCGAGGATCAGGCCGATTTTCGGCCGCACGGGCAGCTTCGGCGCCAGAAAGGCGCGCACCTTTTCGATGCGTTCGTACAGCGACACGGTTTCCCCTCCTCCTAAATTTCCGCCAAAAAGCTCGTCCCGATCGCCGGCGGCGTCACGCCGAAGTTGTCGGCCACCGTGGCCCCCACATCGGCGAAGGTTTCGCGCAGGCCAAGGCTACGCCCCTCGCGCAGGGCGGGGTGCCACACGAGCAGCGGGACGTACTCCCGCGTGTGGTCGGTGCCGCGGTGGGTCGGGTCGTTGCCGTGGTCCGCGGTGAGGATGAGCAGGTCCCCCTCGCGCAGCGCCGCGAGGATCTCCGGCACCCGCCGGTCGAAGGCCTCGAGGGCCTGGGCGTACCCTTGCGGATCGCGCCGGTGGCCGTACTTGGCGTCAAAGTCGACCAGGTTGAGGAAGGCCAGCCCACGGAAGGACCGCTGGGCCACCTCCAGCAGCTTGTCGACGCCGTCCTCGTTGGACGCCGTCTTGATCGCCTCCGTCACCCCTTCGCCGGCGTAGATGTCGGAAATCTTGCCGAGGGCGATGACGTCGTACCCGGCGTCGGCCAGGCGGTTCATCACCGTCGGCGCCGGCGGCTTGACCGAGTAGTCGCGGCGGTTCGCCGTGCGCACAAAGGCCCCCGGCTTCCCGACGAAGGGCCGCGCGATCACCCGCGTGACGGCGTACTCGTCGCGGAGCGTCAGCTCGCGGGCGATCTCGCAGATGCGGTACAGCTCCTCGAGGGGGATCACCTCCTCGTGGGCGGCCACCTGGAACACGCTGTCGGCCGACGTGTAGACGATGACGGCGCCGGTGCGCATGTGCTCCTCGCCCAGCTCCTCGATGATGGCCGTGCCCGACGCCGGCTTGTTGCCGAGGACTTTTCGCCCGATGCGCCGCTCAAACTCGGCAATCAGCTCCGGCGGAAAGCCATTCGGATACGTCTTGAAGGGCACCTTCGTGTGAATGCCCATCAGCTCCCAGTGGCCGGTGGTCGTGTCCTTGCCGGCGGAGATCTCCGCCATCTTGCCGTAGTGAGCCTTCGGCGCAGCCGCCGGCGGGATCCCCTTCAGCGGGGCAATGTTGCCGAGCCCCAGCGTCGCCAGGTTGGGCAGCGAAAGCCCCACCGCCTCGGCGATGTGCCCCAGCGTGTTCGCCCCCTCGCCGCTGTAGTCGGCCGCGTCGGGAAGCGCCCCGATGCCGACGCTGTCCAGGACGACGAGAAAGATGCGCGAAAATCGCATGGTCCCCTCCTCCTTGCTGCCGCAGTTGCCAGACGTCAGACCTCTCCATCGCCAAAAAGACGCGCCGCCGCGACCCGCTACGCACGCGGGTGCGTGCGCGCGTAGATCTCCTTCAGGCGCGTCTTGGTGACGTGGGTGTAGATCTGCGTCGTGGAGATGTCGGCGTGGCCGAGCATCTCCTGCACGGAGCGCAGGTCGGCCCCGTTTTCCAAAAGGTGCGTGGCAAAGGAATGGCGCAGCGTGTGCGGCGTGATCTCCTTGGCGATGCCCGCCTCGCGGGCGTACTTCTTGATGATCTTCCAGAACCCCTGCCGCGTGAGGCGCCGGCCGTGGTGGTTGACGAACAGGGCCTCTTCCCCCTGGCTGCGCAGCAGCATCGGCCGGGCCCGCTCGATGTACCTGCGCGTGGCGTCGACGGCGATCCGGCCGAGGGGGATGATCCGCTCCTTCGATCCCTTGCCCATGCACTTGAGGTAGGCCATGTGCAGATTGACGTCGTGCAGGTTCAGCGACACCAGCTCCGACACGCGCAGACCCGACGCGTACAACAGCTCCAGCATCGCCTTGTCGCGCAGGCCGGTCGGCGTGCGCGGATCGGGCATCGCCAACAGGCGCTCCACTTCCTCCACCGACAACACCTTGGGCAGGCGCTTCTGCAGTTTGGGCGTCTCGAGGTTGACCGACGGGTCCTGGTCAATGAGGCGTTCGCGGAACAGGAAGTGGAAAAACGACCGGATCGACGCCAGGTGGCGCGAGATGGTCGCCGTGGCCTTCCCTTGCTGCTGCAGGTGCAGGAGAAAGCCCACAATGTGCGCCCGCGTCGTCTCCTCGATGCGCTGGACGCCCTGTTCCTTCAGGTACGCGGCAAAGGCCGTCAGATCCTGGCGGTACGAGACCAGCGTGTTGGCCGCCAACCCCCGTTCGACGCCGAGGTAGTGGATGAACTGGTCGATCAACGTCTCCATCGCTCGTCCAAGACTCCTTTGTGCTGCATCGTCCAGGGGTTTCACGCTATTCCTCCATTCCACACGAGGTCCCGCGAATCCTCTTTTTCCGCCGCTCCTTTTTTCTTCCTGCTCTTGAATGGCACCCTCCGTTCCATGGCCAGCCTGTGTCGCCCACAGACGCGCAGAGACGCCCGATCGGCTGGCCGCCGTCATTCCCCGTAGCGCAGAAAGGTGCGCACGTGCTCCCACACGTTCCTTCCCTCGCCGGCGGCATCCGGCGCACCCGGCGTGAGCACCTTCACCGCGCGGCCCTTGGGCTCCTCATACGGGTTGAGGGGCAGCACGTGGGCGGTGACCCAATCGATGCCGCGGTAAAACAAATAGGTAAGAAGCAAAAAGAGCGCGCAAAAGCGAACCAAGAGCAGCACGCGCCGCACGAAATCCGTCACGGCGGTTTGCCCCCCTTTTCCCATGCGTCCGCGCCGCATGGTCAAGCTGTTCTAGCCTATGCCGAAAGGGGGCAGGGATATACGTGGAACGCAGGGAGCGGTAAGTGTCGCATCGTTCCCCATGGGCCAGTATACCAAAACCCCTCGGCGATGGGGCTTTGCATTGCGGGATCATGAATTCGCCGTTCAACCCGTTGGAGCCTTTCGGCCAGGATGGGGAGCGAAACCAAGGGGGTGCCGCCCTCACCCAGGGTCGGAAATGTGCGATAGGGATGCCGCTCGCCATAGCGAAGCATCCCGCGCCGGTCTTCTAAAGGTGCCCAAGGGTCCGGAGCGTAGGCAAGGCTGACGCTCGCGGGGTAGCCCGCGCTCAGACGCGTTAGCCCGTCAACGGCTCTAGGACTTCAGGGCTGTAGGTGCGATCACAGCGTAAGCATACGAATTGCGTAAATCTCGGATTTCGCTCGAGCATTGTCCTCGTTCTCCCTACATTTAACTGTCAGCTAAAATGAACAATTCACGAAAAGTTTCCCAAGTCTCGTGCGTCTATCTAGGAATCCCCGCGCATTACACGGATTAGCCAATTTACCACTAAAAGCGACAATGGTATCAACATAAACGTAATAAAGACACTGATTACATTGGTTATGCCAGTAACAGGTATTGATAGCCTATTCCAAATAAAAGCCAGTACTTTTAATAAGACGATAAAAACGATTGCCGTTAACCCAAAAAACACAATACGTTCCTTCACATTATCGCCCCACTTCATTAACATTCATAGTGGCATTATTACCGTTAACAACATAATAATGCACCGGCGACCTTTACATGCCCTCATGGATAGATCAGCCGCTGGTGCGCTCTGTCTAACAGTCGTTCTCCCCAGTCCCCTAACGCCTAAATGTGGCTTGCAACCATCGGAGAAGTTACCGACTACTTTTGCCCCATGAGGTATTGGTTAATGGCCGGCGCTTTTCCACCGTGTGTCATACCGTACTTGAGGTAATCCAGCGTTTCGAACGGCTTCTGATCGTACACCACCCTGAAATAGAGATCGATCAGATCCCCAACCTTGTACTGCGATGTCAGGTTTCCACGGAAAGGCCACTCCACTACCCCGTCAGCCTCATAAGCGCTCACGAATGCAAAGTACGTGACATCTTCTTTTCTGTCGTATTCCAGGCGTACAATTTTGTCGCGGAAGTGAACGACGTCACCCACATCGTAGTTTCTAAAATCGTAGACAAACTCCCCGAGTTCCGAATCGAAAGACTGCTCTTCAAGCTCCCTCATCGTCAACGGACCCAAATCCCGTCGTGGCGCGTTGACATGCTGATCCGATGGCACAACATAGACAGAACCGTTGATTCGTCGACCCTTGACGCGCTTGCCATTCGTACGATTGACAAGGGTAAGCTCGGTCTCCGCAGCCGCGCAAGGCACGACCGCTTTAACTTGCATATCACCGGAAGCGCTGCAACCACAGCATCGAGGAGCGAATCGAAAGGCTCAACGCCTACCTGCGGGGATGGATCGGTCTATTTTCGCTTACTCGACACCCCGCATCCCGGAAGGATACTGGCGACGGGCACTTTCTCCGCAAATGAACAAGGCCACCGATCTCGCTTACTGGCGAGAACGTGGCCTTTTCAGTTTCACCGGCTTGTACACCCAGCTTCGTCAATCCTTGTGAACCGCCGTATACCGAACAGTACGTGCGAATGGTTGTAAGAGGACGGGGGTTCGCCGCCCCCTTCTACTCGACGCACGCACCGAGCCCTCTCGCGTTCCCTCACATCAACTTCTCCAGCGGCGTATACGGCCGGTTGAAGGCGCGGGCGACGCCTTCGTGGGTGATGTGGCCCTTCATCACGTTGACGCCGCGGGCCAGGGCGCGGTTGTCGCGGATGGCCTGGAGCACGCCCTTCGTCGCCAGCTGCACGGCGTACGGGATAGTGACGTTGGTGAGGGCGATGGTCGACGTGCGCGGCACGGCGCCCGGGATGTTGGGGACCGCATAATGGACCACGCCGTGCTTCACATACGTCGGGTGGCTGTGGCTGGTCACGCGGTCGATCGTCTCGATGGAACCGCCCTGGTCGATGGCCACGTCGACGATGACGGAGCCGGGGCTCATCGACTTGACCATTTCTTCGGTCACGAGGCGCGGAGCGCGGGAGCCGGGAATGAGCACCGCGCCGATCAAGAGGTCGGCCTTGGCCACGCTGCGGGCGATGTTGTAGCTGTTCGACATGAGCGTGGTCAGCCGCGCGCCAAAGAGGTCATCCAGGTAGCGCAGGCGATCGGGGTTGACGTCGAGGATCGTCACCTTGGCGCCCATGCCCATGGCGATCTTCGCCGCATTGGTGCCGACGACGCCGCCGCCGATGATGACCACTTCTGCCGGCGCAACGCCCGGCACGCCGCCGAGCAGCACGCCTTTGCCGCCCTTCGTCTTCTCCAGAAACTGCGCGCCAATCTGCACGGCCATGCGCCCGGCCACTTCGCTCATCGGTGTGAGGAGGGGCAGCGACCCGTTGTCGAGCTGCACCGTTTCATAGGCGATGGCCGTCATGCCGCTTTCCACGAGGGCCTCGGTCAGCTCCGGCTCCGCGGCGAGATGCAGGTAGGTAAACAGCACCAGATCTTCCCGGAAAAAGCGGTACTCGCTCGGAAGAGGCTCCTTCACCTTGAGGACGAGTTCGGCGCGGGTCCACGCCTCTTCCGCCGTGTCGACAATCGTGGCCCCGGCCTGGCGGTAATCGTCGTCCGTGAAACCGCTTCCAACCCCAGCGCCTGTTTCGATGAGCACGGTGTGCCCCGCCTGGCGCAGCATTTCGACGCCGGCCGGCGTGATGGCCACCCGGTTTTCGTTGTCCTTGATCTCCTTGGGTACTCCGATGATCATGTCCGTTCCTCCTTGCTCGGTCCCTTGTCCGTCGCGCGCATCCATGACTATTGTAATGCGACAGCCGGCCAAAGACAAGAAAAAAGCCCCTTCGGATCGGGAGC from the Calditerricola satsumensis genome contains:
- the ald gene encoding alanine dehydrogenase, with amino-acid sequence MIIGVPKEIKDNENRVAITPAGVEMLRQAGHTVLIETGAGVGSGFTDDDYRQAGATIVDTAEEAWTRAELVLKVKEPLPSEYRFFREDLVLFTYLHLAAEPELTEALVESGMTAIAYETVQLDNGSLPLLTPMSEVAGRMAVQIGAQFLEKTKGGKGVLLGGVPGVAPAEVVIIGGGVVGTNAAKIAMGMGAKVTILDVNPDRLRYLDDLFGARLTTLMSNSYNIARSVAKADLLIGAVLIPGSRAPRLVTEEMVKSMSPGSVIVDVAIDQGGSIETIDRVTSHSHPTYVKHGVVHYAVPNIPGAVPRTSTIALTNVTIPYAVQLATKGVLQAIRDNRALARGVNVMKGHITHEGVARAFNRPYTPLEKLM